From Tachyglossus aculeatus isolate mTacAcu1 chromosome X5, mTacAcu1.pri, whole genome shotgun sequence, a single genomic window includes:
- the DMP1 gene encoding dentin matrix acidic phosphoprotein 1, with protein MKTAFLLFICLWSLSWALPVARYQNTESESSEEWKGHLQRVRYRTTESSESSEESKDSSEEQGDDNSDSTESEEDSHRLYKPAAGPTKSIVREADGKDDDEDDSGDDTFGDEENGQGSIQRQEEESPFFGAGDDNTVGDDSEDFADIQRDDSSQGLDEGEDVSRAADSGASDGDGQSRENGGEHDSDGQEFDDDEMQGDDPDSFGSDNSNSSMNSDSLNSKESSQENSEQGSRQDSNDSQYVGRSSRKWLKKAGTSEGEEDDSGEQNDSNSMEDRDSHSTEDSSFREASPSQSEENSKSKSHEDPVSRSREGADSRGSRDRSSSKDHSKGSSQETIQKQKSSKSHEDSEVTSRGDNPEPSEDGASHSEGDEEDSDSSQDSSLSKSSQSESESRESQEHSKSSESSRQSEESRESSEEKGSSSQEGLLSHSKSSSKEDSGESSSEQVGTEESDSEDSESQEKSTSKTDSKSTESQSSSEEDDSLSKSIELESRKLMLDAYHNKPIGDHDDNDCQDGY; from the exons GGTCATTTACAACGGGTACGATATCGAACCACG gAAAGCAGTGAGTCATCAGAGGAAAGTAAAGATAGCTCGGAGGAACAG GGCGATGATAACAGTGACAGCACTGAATCAGAAGAGGACTCGCACCGGCTGTACAAACCAGCTGCAGGCCCCACTAAAAGCATCGTGAGGGAAGCAGATGGcaaggatgatgatgaagatgacagcGGCGATGACACTTTTGGAGATGAGGAGAATGGCCAAGGGTCCAttcagagacaggaggaagagagcccaTTCTTTGGGGCGGGGGATGACAACACCGTAGGAGATGACTCGGAAGATTTTGCTGACATCCAGAGGGATGACAGCAGCCAGGGTCTTGACGAAGGGGAAGATGTCAGCCGCGCCGCTGATAGTGGAGCCAGTGACGGAGATGGACAAAGCAGAGAAAATGGAGGAGAGCACGACAGTGACGGTCAagaatttgatgatgatgaaatgcaggGGGATGACCCTGATTCCTTTGGGAGTGACAACAGCAATTCCAGCATGAACAGCGACAGTCTCAACTCCAAGGAGAGCAGCCAAGAAAACAGTGAGCAAGGGAGCCGGCAGGATTCCAATGATAGCCAATATGTGGGGCGGTCCAGCAGGAAATGGCTCAAAAAGGCAGGGAcatcagagggggaggaggatgacagTGGGGAACAGAATGACAGCAACTCCATGGAAGACAGGGACAGCCACTCCACCGAAGACAGCAGCTTCAGAGAAGCCAGCCCTAGCCAATCTGAGGAAAACAGCAAAAGCAAATCCCATGAGGACCCTGTGAGTCGCTCTCGGGAAGGGGCGGACAGCAGAGGCTCCCGGGACCGCAGCAGCTCAAAGGATCACAGCAAAGGATCGAGTCAAGAAACCATCCAAAAGCAAAAGAGCAGCAAATCCCACGAAGACTCCGAGGTCACATCTCGGGGCGACAACCCTGAACCAAGTGAGGACGGCGCCAGTCACTCAGAAGGTGATGAGGAGGACAGTGACTCTAGTCAGGACAGCAGTTTGAGCAAGTCCTCCCAATCAGAAAGTGAATCGAGAGAGAGCCAAGAGCACAGCAAATCCAGCGAGAGCAGCAGGCAATCGGAGGAAAGCAGAGAGTCATCTGAGGAAAAGGGCAGTTCTAGTCAGGAAGGTCTCCTTTCTCACAGCAAAAGCTCTTCTAAAGAGGACAGTGGGGAGAGCAGTTCTGAACAGGTAGGCACCGAAGAGAGTGACTCTGAAGACAGTGAGTCGCAGGAAAAGAGTACATCTAAGACAGACAGCAAATCCACTGAGAGCCAATCCAGCAGTGAAGAGGATGACAGTCTGTCGAAGAGCATTGAACTAGAAAGCAGAAAGTTAATGCTTGATGCTTATCATAACAAACCTATTGGagatcatgatgataatgattgccAAGACGGCTACTAG